Proteins encoded within one genomic window of Numenius arquata chromosome 12, bNumArq3.hap1.1, whole genome shotgun sequence:
- the C12H9orf152 gene encoding uncharacterized protein C9orf152 homolog produces MKEMSCFCTTFSSLLEQMVKAYKYMTGIFSVTHTSEQQASDRDKQPTKMDVSLLEEQYDHIKQKQKLQSHIIVFKTGEHESVLPESMVNAVLINKKVRRSKSFTECVPVREVRLEMTSGGNVQDNSPWRTHLGIHRLAQAPCQGVPWDHSHCKNRPCSFDNQRLISKENRTLQRKELEGASELSMPSQLGSSSTLNDFSKENGSNIASTCQKPPLKSATSAVWTHQLTSSTKCMPACNKLNFYPFPNKKGPRISEAARRLGLYVSQ; encoded by the exons ATGAAGGAAATGTCCTGCTTCTGCAcgactttttcttccttgttggAACAGATGGTGAAGGCTTACAAATACATGACTGGTATTTTTTCAGTGACTCATACCTCAGAGCAACAAGCTTCAGATCGTGATAAGCAGCCAACCAAGATGGATGTAAGCTTACTCGAGGAGCAGTATGACCatataaaacagaagcaaaaactgCAATCGCACATTATTGTATTTAAAACAG GTGAACATGAATCTGTTCTCCCAGAATCAATGGTCAATGctgttttaattaataaaaaagttAGAAGATCAAAGTCATTTACAGAATGTGTTCCTGTCAGAGAGGTCAGACTGGAGATGACCAGCGGTGGCAACGTCCAAGACAACTCACCGTGGCGTACTCACCTGGGAATTCACCGCCTGGCGCAAGCGCCATGTCAAGGAGTTCCCTGGGATCATTCCCACTGCAAGAACAGGCCATGCAGTTTTGACAATCAGAGGctgatttcaaaggaaaaccGCACACTGCAACGCAAGGAGTTAGAAGGAGCAAGTGAACTATCCATGCCCAGTCAACTGGGAAGTTCAAGCACGTTGAACGATTTCAGCAAAGAGAATGGCAGCAACATTGCAAGCACCTGCCAAAAGCCTCCACTGAAATCAGCCACTTCAGCAGTTTGGACACATCAACTTACTTCTTCTACAAAATGCATGCCAGCCTGCAACAAACTAAACTTTTACCCTTTCCCTAATAAAAAGGGGCCCAGAATTTCTGAAGCAGCAAGGAGGCTTGGATTATACGTCTCACAATGA